From Quercus lobata isolate SW786 chromosome 1, ValleyOak3.0 Primary Assembly, whole genome shotgun sequence, one genomic window encodes:
- the LOC115989665 gene encoding protein SMAX1-LIKE 6-like codes for MPTPVSAARQCLTEEAARALDDAVAVARRRSHAQTTSLHAVSALLALPSSSLREACARARSSAYSPRLQFRALELSVGVSLDRLPSSKSVEEPPVSNSLMAAIKRSQANQRRHPDNFHYQIIQSQTQQQQQTTSLLKVELKHFILSILDDPIVSRVFGEAGFRSTDIKLAIIHPPVSRFARTRCPPVFLCNLTDPDLTQRRSSFGFPGMEDENSRRIAEVLVRKSGKRNPLLLGVCAMDALRSFTERVKSGGENVLPSELSGLSVICIGNEISEFVNGGGSEEKMGLKLKEVGELQCLDERGGKVVVNFGDLKALVDDNDDSSEGGGVSFVVSRLTQLVELHGERLWLMGAAGSYETYSKFSGKFPSIEKDWDLNLLPITSSNKPSGDGFPYKSSLMGSFVPFGGFFPTSSDFTNPLSITNQSFTRCKQCTEKYEQEVAVIQKGGLTISGADQYSESIPRLQMSELDTGKGLDVAKTKDDSTTLNAKILGLQRKWNSTCQHLHQAQTFPKLDISHARSQVPSAEGLHFITNRKETSIDSTLNEGQCENPSPHMATDWQKLFPLKQNIQIPVASDAKNAKFQSELSVKVSKSQQIEVESPWLSTYSMPNMRLPPDRTSPSSITSVTTDLGLGTLYASTSQEPDSPKLPGCKDHLQHFSGSISAEVDAASESTSHQIAHSSSCSGPTMAGQADPSYLKSLRRFLAEKVCWQDEAIWSISQAITRCRSGNGRPRGSGPIGDIWLTFLGPDIVGKRKIASALAEKMFGTRESLISVDLGSQDRVYQSDSMFEHQELDGYNVKFRGKTVVDYIAGELRKKPRSVVFLQNVDKADFLAQSSLSQAINTGKFADLHGKEISINNMIFVVTSTVPKGDRTFFSNKEPMEFSEERILKAKRFQIKILNECVARDASRSSGMNVRITPRKGTSNPSSVNKRKLIDTCESLEQGETFKIQKCAHKVSKSFLDLNLPVEDMEDVNCGDYDSDSISENSEAWLKEFFEQVDEKVDFKPFDFDALAGKIVKDISLQFQRTLGSEVKLEIDYEVMVQILAAAWLSDRKRAVEEWVEQVLSRSFAEAQQKYHLTAQSVLKLVTCEGLFVVEQAPGLGACLPARVHLN; via the exons ATGCCGACGCCGGTAAGCGCAGCGAGGCAATGCTTAACAGAGGAAGCGGCGCGTGCTTTGGACGATGCGGTTGCGGTGGCGCGTAGACGCAGCCACGCGCAGACGACGTCTCTACACGCGGTGTCTGCGTTGCTGGCCTTGCCGTCTTCTTCGTTAAGAGAGGCATGTGCACGCGCGAGAAGCAGCGCGTACTCCCCACGGCTCCAGTTCCGAGCTCTGGAACTCTCCGTCGGCGTCTCGTTGGATCGGTTGCCTTCTTCCAAATCCGTGGAAGAGCCGCCGGTGTCGAATTCACTCATGGCGGCTATCAAACGATCCCAAGCGAACCAGAGGCGCCACCCTGATAACTTCCACTACCAAATCATTCAGAGCCAAactcagcagcagcagcaaacGACGTCGCTTTTGAAAGTCGAGCTCAAGCACTTCATTTTGTCGATTCTCGATGACCCGATTGTCAGCCGGGTATTCGGCGAAGCGGGTTTTCGGAGCACCGATATTAAGCTCGCGATTATTCACCCGCCGGTTTCGCGCTTCGCCCGAACCCGATGCCCGCCGGTTTTTCTCTGTAACTTGACCGACCCGGATTTGACACAACGACGTAGCAGTTTCGGGTTTCCGGGTATGGAAGACGAGAATTCGAGAAGAATTGCGGAGGTTTTGGTGAGAAAGAGCGGGAAGAGGAACCCGTTGTTGCTTGGGGTTTGCGCGATGGACGCGCTTCGGAGTTTTACGGAGCGCGTGAAGAGTGGAGGAGAGAATGTTTTGCCGAGTGAGTTAAGTGGGTTGAGTGTGATTTGTATAGGGAATGAGATTTCGGAGTTTGTGAATGGAGGTGGGAGTGAAGAGAAGATGGGGTTGAAGTTGAAGGAAGTGGGTGAGCTGCAATGCTTGGATGAGCGAGGAGGGAAAGTTGTGGTCAACTTTGGGGATTTGAAGGCTTTGGTCGACGACAATGATGATTCGAGTGAGGGAGGTGGTGTGAGTTTTGTGGTGTCGAGGTTGACCCAGTTGGTGGAGCTTCATGGTGAGAGGTTGTGGTTGATGGGTGCAGCGGGGAGTTATGAGACTTACTCCAAGTTTTCGGGGAAGTTTCCAAGTATTGAGAAAGATTGGGATTTGAATCTCTTGCCCATCACTTCTTCTAACAAGCCTTCTGGTGATGGATTTCCCTACAAGTCCAG CTTGATGGGGTCCTTTGTACCATTTGGTGGGTTCTTTCCTACATCATCCGATTTCACAAATCCATTAAGCATTACAAATCAATCCTTTACTCGTTGTAAGCAATGCACTGAAAAGTATGAGCAAGAAGTTGCTGTTATTCAGAAGGGAGGATTGACTATTTCAGGTGCTGATCAGTATTCGGAAAGCATCCCTCGGTTGCAAATGTCTGAACTTGACACAGGAAAGGGATTGGATGTGGCAAAG ACCAAAGATGATTCAACAACATTGAATGCCAAAATTTTGGGGCTGCAAAGGAAATGGAATAGTACCTGTCAACATCTCCATCAAGCACAAACATTTCCTAAATTAGATATTTCCCATGCCAGGTCCCAAGTTCCATCTGCTGAGGGCTTACATTTTATTACAAATAGGAAGGAAACAAGTATAGATTCAACTCTTAATGAAGGCCAATGTGAAAATCCAAGCCCCCATATGGCCACAGATTGGCAAAAACTTTTCCCATTAAAACAGAACATACAAATACCAGTGGCTTCTGatgctaaaaatgctaaatttcaATCTGAGCTATCAGTAAAGGTTTCAAAGAGTCAGCAAATTGAGGTAGAGAGCCCTTGGCTCTCCACGTACTCAATGCCCAATATGCGTCTGCCCCCTGACCGCACATCACCTTCATCCATCACATCTGTGACTACAGATTTGGGGCTGGGAACACTATATGCATCAACCAGTCAGGAGCCAGACAGTCCAAAATTACCAGGTTGCAAAGATCATCTTCAGCACTTTTCAGGTTCGATTTCTGCAGAGGTTGATGCAGCAAGTGAAAGTACCTCTCACCAAATTGCCCATTCCTCTTCCTGCTCTGGTCCTACTATGGCAGGGCAAGCTGATCCAAGTTATCTTAAATCCCTTAGGAGATTTCTTGCTGAAAAGGTTTGCTGGCAAGATGAAGCCATATGGTCTATTAGCCAAGCTATAACTCGCTGCAGATCTGGTAATGGAAGGCCTCGTGGCTCAGGTCCCATTGGAGACATTTGGCTCACTTTCCTTGGACCGGACATAGTTGGAAAGAGGAAAATTGCTTCAGCACTAGCTGAGAAAATGTTTGGCACCAGGGAAAGCCTAATCTCTGTGGATTTGGGCTCCCAAGACAGGGTTTACCAATCAGACTCAATGTTTGAACATCAAGAATTAGATGGTTACAATGTGAAGTTTAGGGGAAAGACTGTTGTTGATTATATAGCTGGGGAGTTGAGAAAGAAACCGCGTTCAGTCGTCTTCCTTCAAAATGTAGATAAGGCTGATTTTTTGGCCCAAAGTAGCTTATCTCAGGCCATTAATACTGGTAAATTTGCAGACTTGCATGGGAAAGAGATCAGCATCAACAATATGATCTTTGTGGTAACCTCAACTGTCCCGAAGGGTGATAGAACCTTCTTTTCCAATAAAGAACCTATGGAATTTTCTGAGGAAAGAATACTCAAAGCCAAAAGATTTCAAATTAAGATATTAAATGAATGTGTTGCTAGGGATGCCAGCAGAAGCAGTGGCATGAATGTGAGAATAACACCTAGAAAAGGAACCTCAAATCCTTCTTCTGTAAATAAAAGGAAGTTGATTGACACCTGCGAGTCTCTGGAGCAGGGTGAAACCTTCAAGATACAGAAATGTGCACACAAGGTATCAAAATCCTTTTTGGATTTGAATCTGCCAGTAGAGGATATGGAGGACGTGAATTGTGGAGACTACGATAGTGATTCCATCTCTGAGAACTCAGAAGCTTGGTTAAAGGAGTTCTTTGAACAAGTGGATGAAAAAGTGGACTTTAAACCATTTGATTTTGATGCACTTGCTGGAAAAATAGTGAAGGATATTAGCCTACAGTTTCAGAGGACATTAGGATCGGAGGTTAAGCTGGAGATTGATTATGAAGTTATGGTGCAAATACTTGCAGCTGCTTGGTTATCAGATAGGAAGAGAGCAGTGGAGGAATGGGTTGAACAGGTTCTCAGCAGGAGCTTTGCTGAAGCCCAGCAGAAGTACCACCTTACTGCTCAGTCTGTTCTGAAACTAGTCACTTGTGAAGGCCTTTTTGTGGTAGAACAGGCTCCTGGACTTGGAGCATGCCTTCCTGCTAGAGTtcatttgaattaa